The Beijerinckiaceae bacterium genome has a window encoding:
- a CDS encoding DUF1345 domain-containing protein — translation MKPLVPYLVVRGHPRLFLGLVVGFLAFYFLPAQSQLSARLLIGWNAGTWFYFIASSIMIARASPESIKRRAKQTDEGRFFILVFTSLAALASIAAIVAQLAAVRELHGLSKSLHVGLAAATIVSAWLFIHLTFALHYAHDYFDEIETEPGKPPAERGGLRFPGTPDPDYYDFLYFSYVIGVACQTADVDITSSPMRRTALVHCVLAFFFNSAVLALTINIAAGLI, via the coding sequence ATGAAACCTCTCGTTCCATACCTCGTCGTGCGAGGCCATCCGCGTCTCTTTTTGGGCTTGGTGGTCGGCTTTCTGGCGTTTTATTTCCTGCCGGCTCAATCCCAACTTTCAGCCAGACTGTTGATCGGTTGGAATGCCGGAACCTGGTTCTACTTTATTGCCTCCAGCATCATGATCGCCCGTGCTTCGCCCGAATCGATAAAGCGGCGGGCGAAGCAGACCGATGAGGGAAGGTTTTTCATTCTCGTGTTCACGAGCCTTGCCGCGCTTGCCAGCATCGCAGCCATCGTCGCCCAGCTCGCCGCGGTCAGGGAGCTCCATGGGTTGAGCAAGAGCCTGCACGTGGGGCTCGCTGCGGCGACGATCGTCAGCGCGTGGCTGTTCATCCATCTGACCTTCGCCTTGCACTACGCCCATGATTATTTCGACGAAATTGAAACGGAGCCCGGCAAACCCCCGGCCGAGCGCGGTGGTCTGAGGTTCCCTGGAACCCCGGATCCCGACTATTATGATTTCCTGTATTTCTCTTATGTGATCGGCGTGGCCTGTCAGACCGCCGACGTCGATATTACCTCGTCGCCGATGCGGCGCACCGCGCTTGTTCATTGCGTGCTTGCGTTTTTCTTCAATAGCGCGGTCCTGGCCCTTACCATCAATATCGCCGCGGGACTCATTTAA